From Brassica oleracea var. oleracea cultivar TO1000 chromosome C3, BOL, whole genome shotgun sequence, a single genomic window includes:
- the LOC106336097 gene encoding L-type lectin-domain containing receptor kinase VIII.2: MAVFKTLAFLLVISFETMAAAADANSSFSFDGFAKSPSFDKNIALFGDSKLVGGGGSSIQLTGSVSRSQGRVIYMKPIKLFQGTTKGRSFPGSLSTSFSFTMPSKEIGSVLAFVMVPSGLDLRLFGRKDNASSGLGFLLKKEIVAVEFGISKRGNRVGILVGRPESAKIRNLSSFDGHFNGEKRLNCWIDYEASSKRVEVRLSVSTALKPVDPFVSYSVDLAKLWKGKNFMVGLTSSNGNSSKPHYLHSWSFGMRHPSMRIHSQPLDPNAVSKTVKEEVKTVEVKGKKSKCVWRMLGALVLGAVCGSLGAMLALYLWTICGNRRSMAVVPEECANDKSDIVVIKAAAVVDEQSKK, encoded by the coding sequence ATGGCGGTTTTCAAAACCCTAGCTTTTCTGCTGGTCATCAGCTTCGAAACTATGGCTGCTGCCGCAGATGCAAATTCCTCGTTTTCCTTTGATGGGTTTGCGAAATCTCCGAGCTTTGACAAGAATATTGCTCTGTTTGGAGATTCGAAGCTCGTTGGTGGTGGAGGTTCGTCGATTCAGCTGACTGGCTCAGTGAGTCGGAGCCAAGGGCGAGTCATTTACATGAAACCCATCAAACTCTTCCAAGGTACTACTAAAGGGAGAAGCTTTCCAGGTTCACTCTCGACTAGTTTCTCCTTCACCATGCCCTCCAAAGAGATTGGGAGTGTCCTGGCTTTTGTAATGGTTCCAAGTGGTTTGGATCTTAGGCTGTTTGGTAGGAAGGATAACGCTTCCTCAGGTCTAGGTTTCTTATTGAAAAAGGAGATTGTTGCTGTTGAGTTTGGTATCTCCAAGAGAGGAAACCGTGTGGGGATCTTAGTTGGTAGACCTGAATCTGCTAAAATTAGAAACTTATCATCTTTTGATGGCCATTTCAACGGAGAGAAGAGATTGAATTGCTGGATTGATTACGAGGCGAGCTCAAAGAGAGTAGAGGTTCGTTTGAGTGTTTCTACTGCCTTAAAGCCTGTAGATCCATTCGTGTCTTACTCAGTAGACTTGGCTAAGCTATGGAAAGGAAAGAACTTCATGGTGGGTTTGACCTCTTCTAATGGAAACTCTTCCAAGCCACATTATCTCCACTCATGGAGCTTTGGGATGAGACATCCCTCGATGAGGATTCACTCGCAGCCGCTTGATCCAAACGCAGTTTCCAAGACTGTTAAGGAGGAGGTGAAGACGGTGGAAGTGAAGGGGAAGAAGAGCAAGTGTGTTTGGAGAATGCTTGGTGCATTGGTTCTGGGTGCGGTTTGTGGAAGTCTAGGAGCGATGTTAGCGTTATACCTTTGGACAATATGCGGTAATAGGCGGTCAATGGCAGTGGTTCCTGAGGAATGTGCTAATGACAAATCAGATATTGTCGTGATAAAAGCTGCCGCTGTTGTTGATGAACAAAGCAAGAAGTAG
- the LOC106329591 gene encoding glutathione S-transferase T2-like gives MNDLVCKFCGAYAAATRQKSSGQNEADTVKLAHQIFYNDHKIKFNLHYVWEELRNDQKWCEVSNSKVDGKGRKRKYNDGSQSESSQAPSNLGDDPTKRPPGVKAAKGVCSKKSIAEDQALAQFETMCSIKEKDLAVKEKDLAIREKDLAVKERVSKMSLLDSLISKKETLSQAEEALKQKLLTEMLNN, from the coding sequence ATGAATGATCTGGTGTGCAAGTTCTGTGGAGCTTATGCAGCAGCAACAAGGCAGAAAAGCAGTGGCCAGAACGAGGCAGATACTGTTAAACTGGCACACCAAATCTTCTACAATGACCATAAGATTAAGTTTAATCTTCACTATGTTTGGGAGGAGCTGAGGAATGACCAGAAATGGTGTGAAGTTAGTAACTCGAAGGTTGATGGAAAAGGTAGGAAGAGAAAGTATAATGATGGATCACAATCTGAAAGCTCTCAAGCACCTTCAAATCTCGGAGATGATCCAACTAAACGTCCTCCTGGTGTTAAGGCTGCGAAAGGAGTATGTAGTAAGAAAAGTATAGCAGAAGACCAGGCTCTTGCTCAGTTTGAGACCATGTGTTCTATTAAGGAGAAAGATTTGGCTGTTAAGGAGAAAGATTTGGCTATTAGGGAGAAAGATTTGGCAGTTAAGGAGAGAGTTTCGAAGATGTCTTTGCTTGACAGTCTCATTTCCAAAAAAGAGACACTTTCTCAAGCTGAAGAAGCTCTCAAGCAGAAGTTACTAACAGAGATGCTCAATAATTAG
- the LOC106333517 gene encoding uncharacterized protein LOC106333517: MSSFEISHLDLENGSGDQRHYRRSDVSEFGEDSSSCDYDYDFHSAVRSFCGEFEFPDLEDLSESESETSRSSPEEKDCRICHLGLESSRRECGDPMVLGCSCKDDLGYVHKQCAETWFKIKGDKTCEICRSIALNFSKAGNEIDQTTTIETNVSDVEAGNSSTVVATMDSDDRRFWRGNNRFLNFLLTCMVSAFVISWFFHFNLPSQQ, encoded by the exons ATGTCATCTTTCGAAATCTCTCACCTTGATTTAGAGAATGGTTCCGGTGATCAGCGTCATTACCGTCGAAGTGACGTCAGCGAGTTCGGAGAAGACAGCTCTTCCTGCGACTATGACTACGATTTTCACTCAGCTGTAAGGAGCTTTTGCGGCGAGTTTGAGTTTCCTGATTTGGAGGACCTCTCAGAATCAGAATCGGAAACTTCTCGATCATCTCCGGAGGAGAAAGATTGCCGGATTTGCCATTTGGGTTTAGAGAGTAGCCGCCGTGAATGTGGAGACCCAATGGTTCTTGGATGTTCTTGTAAAGATGATTTGGGTTATGTTCATAAGCAATGTGCCGAGACTTGGTTCAAGATCAAGGGTGACAA GACTTGCGAGATTTGTCGTTCGATAGCTTTAAACTTCTCTAAAGCTGGCAACGAGATTGATCAAACAACCACGATTGAAACCAATGTGAGTGACGTGGAGGCTGGAAATTCATCCACGGTGGTGGCCACAATGGATTCCGATGACCGGAGATTCTGGAGAGGGAATAATAGGTTTCTTAACTTCCTTTTGACATGTATGGTTTCTGCATTTGTAATCTCATGGTTCTTTCACTTCAACTTGCCTTCACAACAATGA
- the LOC106333422 gene encoding laccase-8-like, with product MPLPIQAFFVPLLFLFFFFSSSIATAAIVEHVFQVKNVVVKPLCKEQMIPTVNGSLPGPTINVREGDTLVVHVINNSTYNITIHWHGVFQLKSSWMDGANMISQCPIQPRNNFTYRFDITGQEGTLLWHAHVVNLRATLHGALIIRPRSGRPYPFPKPYKEVPLVFGMFKLRVVQGKTYLLRIINAALNTHLFFKIASHNVTVVSVDAVYTTPYVSDVMILTPGQTVDALLTADQPSGMYYMEISPYTSANSLVPVPPSTPIRGLIVYEDAKSTASPSNSLMPSGMNAISTAHRFSSNITSLVGGPYWTPVPDHVDEKMFVTMGLGLKPCPPGTKCIGPFGQRYAGSLNNRTFVIPGTISLQEAYFYNISGVYTDDFPDQPPMKFDYANFGVRTNFEYKLMFPERKTSVKTLKYNSTVEIVVQNTGIITPESHPMHLHGFNFYVLGYGFGNYDPIRDADKLNLVNPQMHNTVGVPPGGWVVLRFKANNPGAWMFHCHMDAHLPYGIVMVFIVQNGPSPETSMQPPPSNLPQCTRDPTIYESLATSVDLSS from the exons ATGCCTCTCCCAATCCAAGCTTTCTTTGTCCCTCTCCTCTTCCTCTTCTTCTTCTTCTCCTCCTCCATTGCTACGGCAGCTATCGTTGAGCATGTTTTCCAG GTTAAAAACGTGGTGGTGAAACCGTTGTGCAAGGAGCAAATGATACCGACTGTTAACGGAAGTCTTCCCGGTCCAACGATAAACGTTAGAGAAGGCGACACTCTCGTGGTTCATGTTATCAACAACTCTACGTACAATATAACCATCCACTG GCATGGAGTGTTTCAGTTGAAGAGCTCATGGATGGACGGTGCAAATATGATATCTCAATGTCCGATTCAACCACGTAATAACTTCACGTATCGGTTCGATATCACCGGACAAGAAGGTACTTTGTTATGGCATGCTCACGTCGTTAATCTACGTGCCACACTTCACGGGGCTCTTATCATCCGTCCCCGATCGGGCCGACCTTATCCGTTTCCTAAACCCTACAAAGAAGTTCCTCTTGTTTTTG GGATGTTTAAGCTCAGGGTAGTACAAGGGAAAACATACTTGCTAAGGATTATAAACGCGGCGCTCAACACTCACCTCTTCTTCAAAATAGCCAGTCACAACGTGACAGTCGTCTCTGTTGATGCTGTCTACACGACACCTTACGTTAGCGATGTGATGATTTTGACGCCAGGACAAACCGTCGACGCACTTCTCACGGCTGACCAGCCCAGCGGAATGTACTACATGGAGATAAGCCCTTACACTAGTGCTAACTCGTTAGTACCGGTACCCCCTAGCACTCCTATTAGAGGCCTAATCGTCTACGAGGATGCCAAGTCGACAGCATCCCCATCAAACTCGTTGATGCCTTCAGGGATGAATGCAATATCCACCGCTCATAGATTCTCCTCAAACATCACTAGCCTCGTGGGTGGACCATACTGGACGCCAGTGCCTGACCATGTGGACGAGAAGATGTTCGTAACCATGGGGCTTGGCTTAAAGCCATGCCCTCCGGGAACCAAGTGTATTGGTCCGTTTGGTCAGCGGTACGCTGGTTCTCTCAACAACCGTACTTTTGTGATCCCCGGAACGATTTCACTCCAAGAAGCCTATTTCTATAATATCAGTGGAGTATACACCGATGACTTCCCCGACCAACCTCCAATGAAATTCGACTACGCAAATTTTGGCGTCCGTACAAATTTTGAATACAAATTGATGTTTCCGGAGAGAAAGACTAGCGTGAAGACACTTAAATATAATTCTACAGTAGAGATTGTTGTGCAGAACACAGGGATAATCACCCCAGAGAGTCATCCCATGCACCTTCACGGCTTCAATTTCTATGTGTTGGGTTATGGATTTGGTAACTATGATCCCATCCGTGATGCAGATAAGCTAAATCTAGTTAACCCGCAAATGCACAATACCGTTGGTGTACCACCAGGTGGATGGGTTGTCTTAAGATTTAAAGCCAATAATCCTG GTGCATGGATGTTTCATTGTCACATGGATGCACATTTACCTTACGGAATAGTAATGGTTTTCATAGTTCAAAATGGACCAAGTCCGGAAACAAGCATGCAACCTCCACCGTCGAATCTTCCACAGTGCACTCGTGATCCCACGATTTATGAGTCGCTGGCAACAAGCGTTGATTTGTCTTCCTAG
- the LOC106329592 gene encoding laccase-9-like, whose amino-acid sequence MTLAIKDFFVPLLFFSSIASAATVEHVFQVKNVVVKPLCKEQMIPTVNGSLPGPTINVREGDTLVVHVINNSTYNITIHWHGVFQLKSPWMDGANMITQCPIQPRNNFTYRFDITGQEGTLLWHAHVVNLRATLHGALIIRPRSGRPYPFPKPYKEVPLIFEQWWDVNIELLNLQPAPICDAYLINGLAGDSYPCSKNRMFKLKVVQGKTYLLRIINAALNTHLFFKIADHNVTVVSVDAAYTTPYVSDVMILTPGQTVDALLTADQPIGMYYMSISPYISANSLAPVPPGHDIRSLIVYEGAKSTASPSMSLLPSGTNAIPTAHRFSSNITSLVGGPYWTPVPEHVDEKMFVTMGLGLDPCPPETTCNGPLGQHIAGSFNNRTFVMPETISLQEAYFYNISGVYTDDFPDQPPMKFDYANFSVRTESDYEMMFPERKTSTKTLKFNSTVEIIVQNTGIISPESHPMHLHGFNFYVLGYGFGNYDPILHARNLNLVNPQMHNTVGVPPGGWVVLRFIANNPGTWMFHCHMDAHLPYGIIMVFIVENGPTPETSLQPPPSNLPQCTHDPTIYESPTTNVDLSS is encoded by the exons ATGACGCTCGCAATCAAAGATTTCTTCGTCCCTCTCCTCTTCTTCTCTTCCATTGCTTCGGCAGCTACCGTCGAACATGTTTTCCAG GTCAAAAACGTGGTGGTGAAACCGTTGTGCAAGGAGCAAATGATACCGACTGTTAACGGAAGTCTTCCCGGTCCAACTATAAACGTTAGAGAAGGCGATACTCTCGTGGTCCATGTCATCAACAACTCAACTTACAATATAACCATCCACTG GCATGGAGTGTTCCAGCTGAAAAGTCCATGGATGGACGGTGCGAATATGATAACTCAATGTCCGATTCAACCACGTAATAACTTCACCTATCGATTTGATATCACCGGGCAGGAAGGTACTTTGTTATGGCATGCACACGTCGTTAATCTACGTGCCACACTTCATGGGGCTCTAATCATCCGTCCTAGATCAGGTCGTCCTTATCCTTTTCCTAAACCCTACAAGGAAGTTCCCCTCATTTTTG AACAATGGTGGGACGTAAATATTGAACTTCTCAATTTACAGCCAGCTCCTATTTGCGATGCCTACCTCATCAATGGGCTCGCTGGAGATTCATATCCTTGCTCTAAGAACA GAATGTTTAAGCTCAAGGTAGTACAAGGGAAAACATACTTGCTAAGGATTATAAACGCGGCGCTCAACACTCACCTCTTCTTCAAAATAGCTGATCACAACGTGACAGTTGTCTCTGTAGATGCTGCCTACACGACACCTTACGTTAGCGATGTGATGATCTTGACGCCGGGACAAACCGTCGACGCACTTCTCACCGCCGACCAGCCTATCGGCATGTACTATATGTCGATAAGCCCTTACATTAGTGCTAACTCGTTAGCACCGGTCCCCCCTGGCCATGATATTAGAAGCTTAATAGTCTATGAGGGTGCCAAGTCGACAGCATCCCCATCGATGTCGTTGCTGCCTTCAGGGACGAATGCAATACCCACCGCTCATAGGTTCTCCTCGAACATCACTAGCCTCGTGGGTGGACCCTACTGGACGCCAGTGCCTGAACACGTGGACGAGAAGATGTTCGTAACCATGGGGCTTGGCTTAGACCCGTGCCCTCCGGAAACCACGTGTAATGGTCCGTTAGGTCAGCACATCGCTGGTTCTTTCAACAACCGTACTTTTGTGATGCCAGAAACGATTTCACTCCAAGAAGCCTATTTCTATAATATCAGTGGAGTATACACCGATGACTTCCCCGACCAACCTCCCATGAAATTTGACTATGCTAATTTCAGCGTCCGTACAGAGTCTGACTACGAAATGATGTTTCCGGAGAGAAAGACTAGCACCAAGACACTCAAATTTAATTCTACAGTCGAGATAATTGTGCAAAACACTGGGATAATCAGCCCAGAGAGCCATCCCATGCACCTTCATGGCTTCAACTTTTATGTGTTGGGTTATGGATTTGGTAACTATGATCCCATCCTCCATGCAAGAAATCTAAACCTAGTTAACCCGCAGATGCACAATACCGTCGGTGTACCACCAGGTGGATGGGTTGTTTTAAGATTCATAGCCAATAATCCTG GTACATGGATGTTCCACTGTCACATGGATGCACATTTACCATACGGAATTATAATGGTTTTCATAGTTGAGAATGGACCAACTCCGGAAACAAGCTTGCAGCCTCCACCGTCAAATCTTCCACAATGCACTCATGATCCGACAATCTATGAGTCGCCGACCACTAACGTTGATTTGTCTTCCTAG
- the LOC106328171 gene encoding uncharacterized protein LOC106328171 has protein sequence MQMGTRTHLRERTKRWSHTRKEERVKVDEVVKYMSKLPGYLQGEEEESNVLNVGVLDWGRLEKWKQRGRGKGGGRSSKRESKVSSTTTTLGTVPNGGSSSSHQYRHHRCKVDDQVHASSLLGKVKAASRDAFNKQEMGNSNGSLGPKGNLVIRYKKESEKRAQEEARESGKQCAEKLVGEEKTLGDSNDNLKVTREVSSLFSDGISSSLGLTSQVPPPSCPLSFHLERDSEDLRLGVDLSCKKERFCGLTSHSKPASSRIFDQEFRQEKNTHSKRFSFSFGRLSRSHTFKEDSSAGRQPLTSSSNDAIKSDSMRCDGSACPPQSSKHRGSSRVSPLRRLLDPLLKSKGSENVLPSKEERSTCSNPKPTDMDEKKQDTSRRTRALLQLTNRNGVPLFQFVVDDDNLNNNSRRSILGATMKNSDSSFKDDSVQYCTFYSVDEVKKKKRSGSWLIHGHKEKQQRGFVYTVIGQMRLCNNSMSSDIKEKNVSCIIREAVLFDETEEQVKGRKEFAAVVIKKKPAEENLNALEETTVIIPGGVHSFPVKGAPTPLVTRWRSGGLCDCGGWDVGCKLHVLSNKTLLHELDHSFKLFDQEESDQDSVPVLAMTELKTGMYRVEFGSFLSPLQAFFVCVTVITCASDSEEETMSKTTGRSSSPFAPPLSPVGRV, from the exons ATGCAAATGGGTACAAGAACCCATCTCAGAGAGAGAACAAAACGTTGGAGCCATACTCGAAAGGAAGAGCGTGTCAAAGTTGATGAGGTTGTGAAATACATGTCAAAGTTGCCAGGTTATCTCCAAGGAGAAGAAGAGGAAAGCAATGTTTTGAATGTTGGAGTCTTGGATTGGGGTCGTCTCGAGAAATGGAAGCAGCGTGGTCGAGGGAAAGGCGGTGGAAGATCAAGCAAACGTGAGAGTAAAGTGTCTTCTACTACTACTACTCTAGGAACGGTTCCCAATGGGGGCTCCTCCTCTTCTCATCAATATCGTCATCATAGGTGTAAGGTTGATGACCAAGTGCATGCTTCTTCTCTTCTCGGTAAAGTTAAAGCAGCTTCTCGGGATGCTTTTAATAAGCAGGAGATGGGCAACTCCAATGGATCTCTAGGCCCAAAGGGAAACTTGGTGATCAGGTATAAGAAGGAGTCTGAGAAGAGAGCACAAGAAGAAGCAAGAGAAAGCGGGAAACAATGTGCTGAGAAGTTAGTTGGAGAGGAGAAGACCCTTGGAGACTCTAATGATAACTTGAAAGTAACAAGGGAGGTTAGCAGCCTCTTTTCAGACGGGATCAGCAGCTCTTTAGGATTGACATCTCAAGTTCCTCCTCCTTCATGTCCACTCTCTTTTCACTTGGAGAGAGATTCTGAAGATTTGCGTCTTGGTGTTGATCTTTCTTGTAAAAAGGAACGTTTTTGTGGGTTAACAAGTCATTCAAAGCCAGCTTCTTCGAGGATATTTGATCAAGAATTTCGACAAGAAAAGAACACACATAGCAAGCGGTTTAGTTTTAGCTTCGGTCGTCTCAGCAGAAGTCACACCTTCAAAGAGGATTCATCAGCTGGTCGCCAACCTTTGACTTCTTCTTCAAATGATGCCATCAAGTCTGACTCTATGAGATGTGATGGTTCAGCTTGTCCACCTCAGTCAAGTAAGCACCGTGGATCATCTCGAGTCAGCCCTCTAAGAAGGCTGCTTGACCCTTTACTGAAATCTAAAGGCTCTGAAAATGTTCTTCCATCAAAAGAAGAAAGATCAACTTGTTCCAATCCAAAGCCAACCGACATGGATGAAAAGAAGCAGGATACATCGAGGAGAACCCGAGCTCTTCTTCAGCTAACCAACAGAAACGGCGTCCCTCTATTTCAGTTTGTGGTGGATGATGACAACCTCAACAACAACAGCAGGAGGAGCATTCTCGGGGCTACGATGAAAAACTCTGATTCATCGTTCAAAGATGATTCTGTTCAGTACTGCACATTCTACTCTGTTGATGAAGTCAAAAAGAAGAAGAGAAGCGGAAGCTGGCTAATCCATGGACACAAAGAGAAACAACAACGCGGGTTCGTCTACACTGTGATCGGCCAAATGCGGTTATGTAATAACTCCATGAGCTCAGATATTAAAGAGAAGAACGTATCTTGTATCATCAGAGAAGCAGTTCTCTTTGATGAAACAGAGGAGCAAGTAAAAGGGAGAAAAGAGTTTGCAGCTGTAGTGATCAAGAAGAAGCCTGCCGAAGAAAACTTGAACGCCCTCGAGGAAACCACTGTGATCATTCCAGGCGGGGTTCACAGTTTCCCGGTGAAAGGAGCACCGACACCTTTGGTTACCCGGTGGAGATCCGGAGGGTTATGCGACTGCGGTGGCTGGGATGTCGGATGTAAACTCCATGTCCTATCCAACAAAACACTCCTCCATGAGTTGGACCATAGCTTCAAACTGTTTGATCAG GAAGAAAGTGATCAAGACTCGGTTCCGGTTTTGGCCATGACAGAGCTGAAGACAGGGATGTATAGGGTGGAGTTTGGTTCGTTTCTTTCTCCTTTACAAGCGTTTTTTGTGTGCGTGACGGTTATAACGTGTGCCTCTGACTCTGAGGAGGAAACGATGTCAAAGACCACCGGAAGATCTTCATCCCCGTTTGCTCCGCCTCTATCTCCCGTTGGTAGAGTCTAA